The bacterium genome window below encodes:
- the tadA gene encoding tRNA adenosine(34) deaminase TadA, translating into MQTDHERWMEQALRQAERAYEEEEVPVGAIVVHEGRIIGKGYNQNEQLHDPTAHAEIIAITAAANTLGDKQLKNCTLYVTLEPCAMCAGAIVLARIPTLVFGAYDAKAGACGTLRNIVEDHRLNHIVHVIPGILDDKSTALLRSFFARLRK; encoded by the coding sequence ATGCAAACCGACCATGAACGCTGGATGGAACAGGCCCTGCGCCAGGCGGAACGTGCCTACGAGGAAGAGGAAGTCCCCGTCGGTGCTATCGTCGTGCACGAGGGACGCATCATCGGTAAGGGCTACAATCAGAACGAACAGCTGCATGACCCCACGGCACACGCCGAAATCATCGCCATCACCGCGGCCGCCAACACCCTTGGCGACAAGCAGCTGAAGAACTGTACGCTGTATGTCACGCTCGAGCCCTGCGCCATGTGCGCCGGAGCCATCGTCCTCGCCCGTATCCCCACGCTCGTCTTCGGCGCCTACGACGCAAAAGCCGGCGCCTGCGGCACCCTCCGCAATATCGTCGAAGACCACCGACTCAATCACATCGTCCACGTCATTCCCGGCATCCTCGACGACAAATCCACCGCTCTTCTCCGCAGCTTCTTCGCCCGCCTCCGGAAGTAG
- a CDS encoding DUF1684 domain-containing protein, whose product MYTSQRYSYREHRLAVFTFLLSFILLTAFSLTGCGSPEEKSADRQEDMETQDVYSLEVRKDRLEKDKYLMTSPNTPIKASDMEFFSGLDYFPVDKRYAFLTALRPLEDAEEVVIATSQDRPRQMLHIGELPFSINGEDFALQVYAPKDTSDGNYWFIPFTDNTSGAETYGGGRYLDIEEIYADSVFLDFNYAYSPYCAYNERYDCPIPPPENALTIPIPAGEKIYPLYHGK is encoded by the coding sequence ATGTACACATCGCAACGATATTCATACCGCGAGCATAGACTCGCGGTTTTTACATTCCTTCTTTCCTTCATCCTCCTGACCGCCTTCAGCCTGACCGGCTGCGGTTCACCGGAAGAAAAATCCGCCGACAGGCAGGAGGACATGGAAACACAGGACGTCTACTCACTGGAAGTGCGTAAGGACAGGCTCGAGAAGGACAAGTACCTGATGACCAGTCCCAACACCCCCATCAAGGCGTCGGATATGGAGTTTTTCAGCGGACTCGACTATTTCCCCGTAGACAAGCGGTATGCCTTCCTCACCGCCCTGCGTCCCCTCGAGGATGCGGAGGAGGTGGTCATCGCCACCTCGCAGGATCGTCCCCGTCAGATGCTGCATATCGGCGAACTGCCCTTCTCGATCAATGGTGAGGATTTCGCCCTGCAGGTATACGCGCCGAAAGACACGAGCGACGGCAATTACTGGTTCATCCCCTTCACCGACAACACCAGCGGTGCGGAGACTTACGGCGGCGGCCGCTATCTCGATATCGAGGAAATCTACGCCGATTCCGTGTTCCTGGATTTCAACTACGCCTACAGTCCCTACTGCGCCTACAACGAACGGTATGACTGTCCCATTCCCCCACCCGAGAATGCCCTGACCATCCCGATTCCTGCGGGAGAAAAAATCTATCCTCTCTACCATGGGAAATAG
- a CDS encoding phosphatase PAP2 family protein: MAACYAVWVGLYYLTGWIGEVRGAVFDPSLGVDSELPFWSGAVYVYLLAYVIVLGLFFVRRDPAFLNRAFLAFISMNLFAFLLFALFPAEGPPRPAVTELSNSIVVFMQSIDARWNAFPSLHVANPWLVALLALRERPKAPVSLLLLLLAIAISLSTLLIRQHYILDVLGGFALAVLVFAIFHRLRISSNPW; the protein is encoded by the coding sequence ATGGCCGCGTGTTATGCGGTGTGGGTGGGACTGTATTATCTGACGGGGTGGATCGGGGAAGTGCGGGGAGCGGTGTTCGATCCGTCGCTGGGGGTGGACAGCGAACTGCCATTCTGGTCCGGCGCGGTATACGTGTATCTTCTGGCCTATGTGATTGTGCTCGGTCTTTTTTTTGTCAGGCGGGATCCGGCGTTTCTCAACCGGGCATTCCTGGCGTTTATCAGCATGAACCTGTTCGCATTTCTGCTTTTTGCCCTGTTCCCGGCTGAAGGCCCCCCGCGTCCGGCAGTGACGGAGCTCAGCAATTCGATTGTAGTTTTCATGCAGAGTATCGATGCGCGGTGGAATGCGTTTCCCAGCCTGCATGTCGCGAATCCCTGGCTGGTGGCGCTGCTTGCGCTGCGGGAGCGTCCCAAAGCCCCTGTCAGCCTGCTCCTTCTCCTGCTCGCCATCGCGATATCCCTTTCAACCCTCCTCATCCGGCAGCATTACATCCTCGATGTGCTCGGGGGATTCGCCCTCGCAGTGCTCGTCTTCGCCATCTTCCATCGTCTCCGTATCTCCTCCAACCCCTGGTAA
- a CDS encoding PorV/PorQ family protein: MRTTFKVFLFAAALLMGVSSLQAQTTVAKYAGDFMATGFGSRGLAMGGAHVAAVDDITSAYWNPAGLMRTTYPEIGLMHEQRFGGLLSYNYGGVAWPFGEKYTLALSITRSGVDDIADTRNALIDLDGNGQLDPNDRIDPSKVEYFSATDWVGYLTYAYNANDRLALGVNLKLLRRDLHDENAMGVGFDIGAQYRMSDKLMLGASVQDVTTTLMAWSTGRNELVSPTVRVGAAYAIEALGGRILPTLDLEMMGEGREFASTVNLGPVSINPHVGLEYRFRDVFALRGGLSDVFFDDKHDSKQLLTFGAGIHLPKLYLDYAFGQNALFSEFKDASHRISLRLVLEEKKFSRTE; the protein is encoded by the coding sequence ATGCGTACAACATTCAAGGTCTTCCTCTTCGCGGCCGCGTTGCTGATGGGTGTATCGAGCCTTCAGGCACAGACGACGGTAGCGAAATATGCCGGTGATTTCATGGCGACCGGTTTCGGAAGCCGGGGGCTGGCGATGGGCGGGGCACATGTCGCCGCGGTCGATGACATTACGTCGGCATACTGGAATCCTGCCGGACTCATGCGCACGACCTACCCGGAAATCGGACTGATGCACGAGCAGCGCTTCGGCGGATTGCTCAGCTACAATTATGGCGGTGTGGCCTGGCCGTTCGGTGAGAAATACACACTCGCGCTTTCCATCACGCGCTCAGGCGTAGACGATATCGCTGATACGCGCAACGCACTGATCGATCTGGACGGAAACGGTCAGCTCGATCCCAACGACCGCATCGATCCTTCCAAGGTCGAATACTTCAGTGCCACCGACTGGGTCGGGTACCTCACCTACGCCTACAATGCGAATGACAGGCTTGCACTCGGCGTGAACCTGAAACTGCTGCGCCGTGACCTGCATGACGAAAATGCCATGGGTGTCGGCTTCGATATCGGTGCACAATACCGCATGAGTGATAAGCTCATGCTCGGCGCCTCGGTGCAGGACGTGACCACGACCTTGATGGCATGGAGTACCGGACGCAATGAACTCGTTTCCCCCACGGTGCGTGTCGGTGCGGCCTATGCCATCGAAGCGCTTGGCGGACGAATCCTTCCGACGCTGGATCTCGAGATGATGGGCGAGGGACGCGAGTTTGCCTCGACGGTGAACCTGGGACCGGTGAGTATCAATCCACATGTCGGACTCGAATACCGCTTCCGCGATGTGTTCGCCCTCCGGGGTGGACTCAGTGACGTCTTTTTCGACGACAAGCACGACAGCAAGCAGCTGCTGACCTTCGGTGCGGGAATTCATCTCCCGAAATTGTATCTTGATTATGCCTTCGGACAAAATGCCCTGTTCAGCGAATTCAAGGACGCCTCGCATCGAATCTCGCTGCGCCTGGTGCTCGAGGAAAAGAAATTCTCACGTACAGAGTAA
- the hypF gene encoding carbamoyltransferase HypF, with product MAGLDHIVRKRVRVEGIVQGVGFRPYVYRLAKDCALTGFVRNDGDGVTIEVQGVRVDEFVPRLIREAPPLVLVTDVHEEALAGREETDFVIVASEGTPVASAMIPADVATCDDCLADIRDPENRRYRYPFTNCTNCGPRYTITASIPYDRPSTSMKDFPMCEDCAREYGDPDNRRFHAQPNACPVCGPTLKFVRNARLHGCDVDLEGDAALRAGQREVAEGRILALRGLGGYHLAVDAKNEHAVHLLRVRKHRYQKPLAVMLRDVEAVRRICTCSTEEEALLQSPQRPIVILQLRERHGIAPSVSLDNPTLGVMLPYTPLHHILLDGEADILVMTSGNISEEPICIRRSEAATRLEDIADAFLHHNREILQRCDDSVFRVIASEPRPMRRARGYVPRPVLLPSPAPSVLAVGAELKNTACVTKGRAAFLTQHVGDLENLEALGFFEESVTHLLDIFAVEPAAIAHDLHPDYLGTQWSRGLLPSELQRRLAPLPRIPVQHHHAHLAACLAENGRSGEDAIGVILDGTGYGTDCTIWGGEFLLGSAKGYERMGHFMTTAMPGANAAVRAPWRMAASLLHAAFGTEAFDALEDWSVRRTKDELQAVRFSLEENINAPLTSSCGRLFDAVASLVGLHDTVDFEAQAAIALEFAAGTATDEAFRRPYTTEIQHPEGRPIVLSFLPAIREITEDIHVGISPGIVSARFHAAVISGCVQAIEEIAAASGLRTVALSGGSFQNALLLEGMQRALTDRGFTVLTHTEVPANDGGIALGQAVIAQQTLRG from the coding sequence ATGGCCGGATTGGATCATATAGTGCGGAAGCGTGTACGGGTTGAAGGGATTGTGCAGGGTGTGGGATTTCGTCCTTACGTGTACCGGCTGGCGAAAGATTGTGCGCTTACGGGATTTGTGCGCAATGACGGGGATGGCGTCACTATCGAGGTGCAGGGTGTTCGTGTTGATGAATTTGTTCCCCGCCTCATCCGGGAAGCACCGCCGTTGGTGCTGGTGACCGATGTGCACGAAGAAGCGTTGGCGGGACGGGAGGAGACGGATTTCGTCATCGTCGCAAGTGAGGGAACTCCGGTAGCGTCGGCCATGATCCCGGCAGATGTGGCGACCTGCGACGATTGCCTGGCGGACATCCGTGATCCGGAAAACCGGCGCTATCGTTATCCCTTCACCAACTGCACGAACTGCGGTCCACGCTACACCATCACTGCATCGATTCCCTACGATCGTCCCAGCACCTCGATGAAAGATTTCCCGATGTGCGAAGACTGCGCGAGGGAATACGGAGATCCCGACAACCGGCGCTTTCATGCCCAACCCAACGCCTGTCCCGTCTGCGGTCCCACGCTTAAATTCGTTCGCAACGCGCGCCTGCATGGCTGCGATGTGGATCTCGAGGGCGATGCCGCATTGCGTGCCGGACAGCGGGAAGTGGCAGAGGGACGCATACTTGCTCTGCGGGGGCTTGGCGGATACCACCTCGCCGTGGATGCGAAGAATGAACATGCCGTGCATCTGCTGCGTGTGCGCAAACACCGGTATCAGAAACCACTCGCGGTCATGCTGCGTGATGTCGAAGCCGTGCGCCGTATCTGCACCTGCAGCACGGAGGAAGAGGCGCTGCTGCAATCACCCCAGCGCCCCATCGTCATTCTGCAGCTGCGCGAGAGACATGGGATCGCACCATCGGTCTCACTCGACAATCCGACCCTCGGCGTCATGCTGCCCTACACCCCGCTGCATCATATCCTCCTCGATGGTGAGGCGGACATACTGGTGATGACAAGCGGCAACATCAGTGAAGAACCGATATGCATTCGGCGCAGCGAAGCGGCGACGCGGCTCGAAGACATTGCCGACGCCTTCCTGCATCACAACCGTGAAATCCTGCAGCGTTGCGACGATTCGGTATTCCGCGTGATCGCCTCCGAGCCGCGTCCCATGCGCCGCGCACGCGGTTACGTGCCGCGTCCCGTTCTTCTCCCCTCTCCCGCACCTTCCGTACTCGCCGTGGGAGCGGAGCTGAAAAACACTGCCTGCGTCACGAAGGGACGCGCAGCTTTCCTGACGCAGCATGTCGGCGACCTGGAAAATCTCGAAGCACTCGGGTTCTTCGAGGAAAGCGTTACACATCTTCTCGATATCTTCGCCGTCGAACCCGCTGCCATCGCCCACGACCTGCATCCCGATTATCTCGGTACGCAGTGGAGCCGCGGCCTGCTGCCGAGCGAACTGCAGCGGCGTCTCGCACCACTGCCCCGCATTCCAGTACAGCATCATCACGCGCATCTGGCCGCATGCCTGGCGGAAAACGGCCGCAGCGGGGAAGACGCCATCGGCGTCATTCTCGATGGAACGGGATATGGCACCGACTGTACGATATGGGGTGGAGAATTCCTCCTGGGATCCGCGAAGGGATATGAGCGCATGGGACATTTCATGACCACGGCCATGCCGGGCGCCAATGCCGCCGTACGCGCGCCCTGGCGCATGGCAGCATCGCTGCTGCACGCAGCATTCGGGACAGAGGCGTTCGATGCGCTTGAAGACTGGTCCGTCCGCCGGACGAAAGACGAACTGCAGGCCGTACGGTTTTCCCTGGAAGAAAACATCAATGCGCCGCTCACGTCGAGCTGCGGACGTCTCTTCGACGCCGTCGCGTCGCTGGTGGGACTGCATGACACGGTGGATTTCGAGGCGCAGGCGGCCATTGCGCTGGAATTCGCAGCGGGCACAGCAACCGATGAGGCGTTCCGGCGCCCCTACACCACCGAAATTCAGCATCCCGAAGGGCGGCCGATTGTGCTTTCCTTTTTGCCCGCAATTCGGGAAATTACAGAGGATATACATGTCGGGATTTCCCCCGGCATCGTTTCAGCGCGTTTTCATGCCGCAGTCATCAGTGGCTGCGTGCAGGCGATAGAGGAAATCGCCGCAGCAAGCGGACTGCGCACCGTCGCACTCTCGGGCGGATCATTTCAGAACGCACTGCTGCTCGAAGGTATGCAGCGCGCACTTACGGATCGCGGATTCACCGTCCTCACCCATACCGAGGTACCCGCCAACGACGGCGGTATTGCCCTGGGTCAGGCGGTGATCGCGCAACAAACATTACGAGGTTAG
- a CDS encoding penicillin-binding protein: MMRVSGYVAIMMMLCATVASAQDLPPIELPYASYALTADGEVLGYYGEQRRVELRSTGSVSPWVIRCLLATEDRDFYNHDGVSIKGLGRAVIETLTGNTQGGSTLTMQLARNLFLSHERSISRKLKEIDLARDLEKKFSKDELLLLYLNTVYFGSGNYGIWAAAREYFDKDPAKLNITESALLVGLLKSPEGYNPLKHPGKAKSRRNEVLHNLVEVERISAAEYAELREKDLDLHPRSIEAGHFAEWVRREAVRLLEDKDVSLSKDQLRIYTTLDSRMQDAAESAVQEQWKELPESMRDVQVGAALLDVHSGAVRAMIGGNPEAEARGLNHATQIQRQPGSSFKPFLYASLLEQGYTLATPVMDSPIVVDSGLAWEWRPMNDSDTSSNRLLPLRYGLQRSLNLVAAHAMVERTDPERVAAFAHRMGIESELRPFPSLALGTSEVSPIEMADGYATFASMGHRARPFSISRILNKHGRVLYRARPDTATVLDSATAFLITDGLQAVVDSGTATSVRRYYAGPAAGKTGTTQNSTDAWFVGYTPSFSMAVWVGFDDASHKLRGAFRYGGTVAAPIWARTMAHIVDTTAADSAFVQPSTVEYLPLCKETGLIATDDCPDTALYPVNTTLLPAECDEHGGGWFFGW; encoded by the coding sequence ATGATGCGAGTAAGTGGCTATGTAGCGATTATGATGATGTTGTGTGCGACGGTGGCGTCGGCGCAGGATTTGCCGCCGATCGAACTGCCGTATGCGTCGTACGCGCTCACGGCGGACGGTGAGGTGCTTGGATATTACGGCGAGCAGAGGCGCGTGGAGCTGCGCAGCACGGGATCGGTTTCGCCCTGGGTCATTCGCTGCCTGCTGGCGACCGAGGACAGGGATTTCTACAATCATGACGGGGTGTCGATCAAGGGATTGGGACGCGCGGTTATCGAAACGCTCACGGGCAATACGCAGGGCGGAAGCACGCTGACCATGCAGCTGGCGCGCAATCTCTTCCTTTCACATGAACGCTCGATTTCACGCAAGCTGAAAGAAATCGATCTGGCGCGCGATCTCGAGAAAAAATTCAGCAAGGACGAGCTGTTGCTGCTGTATCTGAACACCGTGTATTTCGGCAGCGGAAATTACGGGATATGGGCGGCTGCAAGGGAATATTTTGACAAGGATCCGGCCAAGCTGAACATCACCGAAAGCGCATTGCTGGTGGGACTGCTCAAATCCCCCGAAGGCTACAATCCGCTCAAGCATCCCGGGAAAGCGAAGTCGCGTCGTAATGAAGTGCTGCACAATCTCGTGGAGGTCGAGCGTATCTCCGCCGCTGAGTATGCAGAATTGCGGGAAAAGGACCTGGATCTGCACCCGCGAAGCATCGAGGCGGGACATTTTGCGGAGTGGGTGCGGCGCGAAGCGGTGCGTCTGCTCGAAGACAAGGACGTTTCCCTGTCGAAGGATCAGCTGCGCATTTATACAACGCTGGACAGCAGGATGCAGGATGCGGCAGAATCGGCGGTGCAGGAGCAGTGGAAGGAGTTGCCCGAATCCATGCGTGACGTACAGGTCGGCGCTGCGCTGCTCGATGTGCACAGCGGAGCCGTGCGGGCCATGATCGGGGGCAATCCTGAGGCAGAAGCACGCGGACTCAATCACGCCACACAGATTCAGCGCCAACCTGGATCTTCGTTCAAACCCTTTCTCTACGCGTCGCTGCTCGAACAGGGTTACACACTCGCGACACCAGTGATGGACAGTCCCATCGTCGTCGATTCCGGCCTGGCATGGGAATGGCGTCCGATGAATGATTCCGACACGAGCAGTAACCGTCTGCTCCCCCTGCGTTACGGACTGCAGCGATCGCTCAACCTCGTCGCCGCACATGCCATGGTGGAACGCACCGATCCCGAACGCGTCGCCGCCTTTGCGCATCGCATGGGTATTGAGAGCGAACTGCGTCCCTTCCCCTCACTCGCGCTCGGCACCTCCGAAGTATCACCCATCGAGATGGCAGACGGCTATGCTACCTTTGCCTCGATGGGACACCGTGCCCGGCCCTTCAGTATTTCGCGTATTCTGAACAAGCATGGACGTGTGCTCTATCGCGCGCGGCCGGATACGGCGACGGTGCTTGATTCCGCGACGGCGTTTTTGATCACTGACGGACTGCAGGCTGTGGTTGACAGTGGTACGGCGACATCGGTACGGCGGTATTACGCGGGTCCCGCCGCCGGCAAAACAGGAACGACGCAGAACTCCACCGATGCCTGGTTTGTGGGATATACCCCGTCTTTCAGTATGGCGGTGTGGGTGGGATTCGATGATGCTTCACACAAACTGCGTGGCGCGTTCCGCTACGGTGGCACCGTGGCTGCGCCGATCTGGGCTCGCACAATGGCGCATATCGTTGACACCACTGCAGCCGACAGCGCTTTCGTGCAGCCGTCCACGGTTGAGTATCTCCCCCTCTGCAAGGAAACCGGGCTCATCGCGACGGACGATTGTCCCGACACCGCCCTCTATCCCGTCAATACCACACTGCTCCCCGCAGAATGCGACGAACACGGCGGCGGCTGGTTCTTCGGCTGGTAA
- a CDS encoding HypC/HybG/HupF family hydrogenase formation chaperone yields the protein MCLAVPAKVLELRDDNMALVDISGTQREISLMVLDGDAAPGDYVLIHVGYAIEKIDEEEAARTLAMFEEMSLLDEEVPEGEDPLV from the coding sequence ATGTGTCTGGCTGTTCCCGCCAAAGTTCTTGAACTGCGTGATGACAACATGGCGCTGGTCGACATCAGCGGCACGCAGAGAGAAATCAGTCTCATGGTGCTCGACGGCGACGCCGCTCCGGGCGATTACGTTCTCATCCACGTCGGCTACGCCATCGAGAAAATCGATGAGGAAGAAGCCGCACGCACCCTCGCCATGTTCGAGGAAATGTCGCTGCTCGATGAGGAAGTACCGGAAGGCGAGGATCCCCTGGTATGA
- a CDS encoding OmpA family protein, with product MKQTIAGIGLVCLIVVCMSDTVNAQFIDQGFGAGFSYGGTQGNTEENNGRINYIARGYLRTGLLPHIAAELGFSSGRINGKTFESRVHSAELRALYSPFDIGPSNLYLYAGIGSLHSQHYDISDDLHRYKGDDPAMAFIPVGLGYQTILRSRVALELYGGWNYLLSDWLNSIASGVDDEFWTFSIGLTWIGEGGDADSDGDGLLNSEERELGTDPNNPDTDEDGLKDGAEVHSHSTNPLLADTDGDGLKDGTEVLDANSNPLLPDTDGDGLTDGAEVLTHKTNPTAADTDGDGLGDGDEVNRYKTNPLNADTDGDGLADGPEVSKHKTDPLKKDTDGDTLTDGEEVQKYSCNPLSIDTDSDGLKDGDEVHTHRTRPDVMDTDKGSVGDGDEVKRGTDPLDPADDVQLEAEVGQALVLEGIVFNTGSADILPESEGILKKAYNTLKFNPEIVVEIHGHTDSRGSRALNMRLSRQRAEAVLEWLAARGIDPERLSAKGFGPDKPAASNDTEEGRAKNRRIEFVRTK from the coding sequence ATGAAGCAGACAATTGCAGGGATTGGACTGGTCTGTCTCATCGTAGTTTGTATGAGCGACACGGTCAACGCACAGTTCATCGATCAGGGCTTCGGTGCCGGATTCAGCTATGGTGGAACCCAGGGGAATACCGAAGAAAACAACGGCCGAATCAACTATATCGCCCGGGGATATCTGCGTACCGGACTGCTGCCGCACATTGCTGCGGAGTTGGGATTCTCAAGCGGCCGGATAAATGGGAAGACGTTTGAGAGTCGCGTCCATTCTGCAGAACTCAGGGCCCTCTACAGTCCATTTGATATTGGTCCTTCAAATCTCTACCTGTATGCCGGTATTGGATCGTTGCACTCGCAGCACTATGACATCAGTGACGATCTCCACCGCTACAAGGGGGATGATCCGGCAATGGCGTTCATACCGGTGGGACTCGGATACCAGACCATATTGCGCAGCCGCGTGGCGCTTGAACTTTACGGTGGCTGGAATTACCTGTTGAGTGACTGGCTGAACAGCATTGCCTCAGGTGTCGACGACGAGTTCTGGACATTCTCCATCGGATTGACTTGGATAGGTGAGGGAGGAGATGCGGACAGTGATGGGGATGGTCTGCTGAACAGCGAAGAGCGGGAGCTTGGTACCGATCCCAACAATCCCGATACGGACGAAGACGGATTGAAGGATGGTGCCGAAGTGCATTCACACAGCACGAATCCACTGTTGGCGGATACTGACGGAGACGGATTGAAGGACGGAACTGAAGTGCTGGACGCAAATTCCAATCCGCTGCTGCCCGATACGGATGGAGACGGGCTAACGGACGGTGCGGAGGTCCTGACGCACAAGACAAACCCGACTGCTGCTGATACTGATGGTGATGGACTCGGTGACGGCGATGAAGTCAATCGTTATAAGACCAATCCTCTGAATGCGGATACTGATGGCGATGGCTTGGCAGATGGACCGGAGGTTTCGAAACACAAAACCGATCCGTTGAAAAAAGATACCGACGGGGATACGCTTACCGATGGCGAGGAAGTGCAGAAATATTCCTGTAATCCACTTTCCATTGATACCGACAGTGACGGACTCAAGGATGGTGATGAAGTTCACACGCATCGTACGCGTCCGGATGTTATGGATACGGACAAGGGATCGGTCGGAGATGGTGACGAGGTGAAGCGTGGCACAGATCCTCTCGACCCGGCTGATGATGTTCAGCTCGAAGCTGAGGTCGGACAGGCGCTTGTTCTCGAGGGAATCGTTTTCAATACCGGAAGTGCGGACATCCTGCCGGAATCGGAAGGCATACTCAAGAAGGCATACAACACGTTGAAGTTCAATCCTGAGATTGTTGTCGAAATCCACGGTCATACCGACAGCCGCGGAAGTAGAGCCTTGAATATGCGCCTGTCACGTCAGCGTGCGGAGGCCGTCCTTGAATGGCTGGCCGCTCGTGGAATTGATCCCGAGAGACTTTCAGCAAAGGGCTTCGGTCCCGACAAGCCAGCGGCGAGCAATGATACCGAGGAGGGACGCGCGAAAAATCGCCGCATTGAATTCGTGCGCACAAAATAG
- a CDS encoding TonB-dependent receptor produces MTLRVFHLCIFAAASFVFTSTLPAQMRLGDDDTLFYAYGEQVTVTATRFPTALAHAPAATEVFAARDIERLPVDAVSELVAMSPGGTVRDYGGSGALQLASLRGLGAEYTLVLLNGVRINAAQNALVDMGQLSLRQVDRVEITRGGFAALYGSNALGGVVNIVTAQHAIQPSFRLGYGGFGWKQAAASAGVQGARGRAFVDFSYQEADNDYSFTPAWSDHPLTRRNADVLRRSFNAGGDLLLPDATISLYVDAHRFESGTPGAVFSTAQGRARQTDDALLLSLQADWEMTPTGRLRAALGGRSSMQRYSDPSLVVAGEALNSEYGNSQASLTLAWEESIADAHKLVGGVEARVDKLESAEVRDRPQRSTYAAFTAAEIRIGSNKLPLHVFPSLRYEHIDDRTGIRQFDEFLPSLGMHLGVLPELLAFRARWSMGFSAPTFNQLYWREGGNPTLRPEYSTAWEAGLTCTPGNVLASADLTFFHHDITDKIVWAPGQGIYWIPQNVQHVLSRGVEATAMLQLLRDRLRLRLSGQWMNARKMNASFPGDATQGKQLIYVPRLSGAALLAWSATQDLSLSTTLRVLGRRYYTESNDASLPAHAVLDAAVTVGMNVVGLRGDLRLELRNAFDSAYEVVAFYPMPGRHFRAILTTSIL; encoded by the coding sequence ATGACCCTGCGGGTTTTTCATTTATGTATTTTCGCTGCCGCGAGTTTCGTCTTCACCTCGACGCTGCCTGCGCAGATGCGTCTCGGCGATGACGATACGCTGTTCTACGCTTACGGTGAACAGGTCACGGTGACAGCGACGCGTTTCCCGACCGCGCTTGCTCATGCGCCGGCCGCGACCGAGGTGTTTGCCGCGCGCGACATCGAACGTCTCCCGGTGGATGCCGTCTCAGAGCTGGTGGCCATGTCACCCGGCGGAACGGTACGCGATTACGGAGGCAGCGGCGCGCTGCAACTGGCATCGCTTCGCGGACTCGGAGCCGAATACACGCTGGTTCTGCTGAACGGGGTACGCATCAACGCCGCGCAGAACGCACTGGTGGATATGGGACAGCTTTCACTGCGCCAGGTCGACCGCGTGGAAATTACACGCGGGGGCTTTGCGGCACTGTACGGCAGCAACGCACTCGGTGGTGTGGTCAACATCGTCACCGCGCAGCATGCCATTCAACCGTCCTTCCGCCTGGGGTATGGAGGGTTCGGCTGGAAGCAGGCAGCGGCATCAGCTGGTGTCCAGGGTGCGCGTGGACGCGCGTTTGTCGATTTCTCTTACCAGGAAGCGGATAACGACTATTCATTCACGCCCGCGTGGAGTGATCATCCTCTCACACGCCGCAATGCCGATGTCCTGCGCAGAAGCTTCAACGCCGGTGGCGATCTTCTGCTGCCGGATGCCACGATTTCACTGTATGTCGATGCGCACAGGTTTGAGAGCGGTACTCCCGGCGCTGTTTTCTCCACCGCTCAGGGCCGCGCCCGCCAGACGGACGACGCCCTGCTGCTGTCGCTGCAGGCGGACTGGGAAATGACACCCACCGGACGGCTGCGAGCTGCGCTCGGGGGACGAAGCTCGATGCAGCGCTACAGCGACCCTTCGCTCGTGGTGGCCGGGGAAGCCCTCAACAGTGAATATGGCAACAGCCAGGCGTCGCTCACCCTCGCATGGGAGGAGTCCATTGCCGATGCCCACAAACTTGTCGGTGGCGTGGAAGCACGTGTGGACAAGCTGGAAAGCGCCGAGGTGCGTGATCGCCCGCAGCGCAGCACATATGCCGCCTTCACTGCTGCGGAAATTCGCATCGGCAGCAACAAACTTCCACTGCATGTTTTTCCCTCACTGCGTTATGAGCATATCGACGACAGGACGGGAATCCGCCAATTTGATGAATTCCTGCCCTCGCTCGGGATGCATCTGGGCGTGCTGCCCGAACTGCTTGCGTTTCGCGCTCGCTGGTCGATGGGTTTCAGCGCACCGACCTTCAACCAGCTCTACTGGCGTGAAGGAGGCAACCCCACACTCCGCCCTGAATACTCCACTGCCTGGGAAGCAGGACTCACCTGTACTCCCGGCAACGTCCTCGCATCTGCCGACCTGACATTTTTCCATCACGACATCACCGACAAAATTGTCTGGGCGCCGGGGCAGGGTATATACTGGATACCGCAAAACGTACAGCACGTACTCTCCCGCGGCGTTGAAGCAACTGCGATGCTGCAGCTGCTCCGCGATCGCCTGCGCCTCCGCCTCAGTGGCCAGTGGATGAACGCGAGGAAGATGAACGCCTCCTTCCCCGGCGATGCGACACAGGGCAAACAGTTGATTTACGTGCCCCGCTTGAGCGGCGCAGCCCTTCTGGCATGGTCCGCCACGCAGGATCTGTCACTATCCACCACGTTGCGCGTACTCGGCAGACGCTACTACACAGAGAGCAACGATGCTTCCCTGCCTGCGCATGCCGTCCTTGATGCAGCGGTGACAGTGGGAATGAACGTTGTCGGACTCCGTGGCGATCTCCGGCTCGAACTGCGCAACGCTTTCGACAGCGCATACGAAGTCGTCGCCTTTTACCCCATGCCCGGGCGTCATTTCCGGGCCATACTCACCACTTCCATCCTATAA